GAagtggggaggagaagagagataggaaaagaaatgaatctGTGGTTTGCCAGCTGCCAAAGTCTGAGGAGGTTATAAGATTTGGGCCTCAAAGTGTCTCCAAACGAGGACAGAATTCTGCCAGACATCCCACCTTTAGGACTTTATAATGTCCTGAGAACATCCTGCAGAGATCCAGGTAGCAGGGGTCTGGGGCAGAGGACTACTCTGaaattcttcctttcaaattgCAGTGTGAGCTGAGGACTTAGGGACTGCTCCAGCTGGGAGTTCAGTAAATGGATGgataaggaaaaaaggaaggagagtgcAGCCATGCGGAGGCCAGAGACCTTTTCTCACAGATTAGACTGTGGCAAGCTGCCTCTGGCCACTGACCTTTCTGGGAGACTCTGAGGAGGCAGCTAGAGCTGGCTGGATTCTTCCAGAACTAAAAGACATCATCAACTAAATGCTGCAATTGCAGCCCTGAAGACAGTGCGGGGGACTTGTAAGGGAATTTTGGTCATCTAAAATAGCTCACATGCATTACCTGTGCACACGCCTGCCCTTCCCATAGTGCTCAGGTGTGGCCATTGTCAGCCACCAGAGGCCCCTGGGCTTCATTATCCCCATCTAATCAGCTTGGCCTAATCCCACAGGGCTAGGCTGCCGAGCTGTCTGGGTGGAGCCAGCCTGGTGGGCTGAGACACAGAACAGGGAAGGTTGGCTATGTAAAAGAGCCATAACCCTGCTGTTCCCCACCTGCTCGGACTGAGAAAACTCCTCCAAGTCTGGTGCCAGCTTCTCCGGGTCTCAAATATTTGTTTTCCCTACTACACAGCTGCTAGAGGTGTGCTAGAGGACGTAGATGCAGGAGCCGGGACTGGCACACGGGCAGGCTCCACTGCAGTAAGTAGTCCCTCACATGAAACAGCTGTTTAGTGGTGATGGTAGGGGTTAAGTCACATGGCTGGAATCCCACTGGGGAAAAGGTCTCTGTTCTTGGATATTGTCAGGAGTACAGGGCCCAGGTGAGTAGAGTAATGGACCTGCTTTTCTATAAATCAAATCAGTGAACATATGTGTCCAGGAGACCCAGGCAGATCCCAATTGGTCACGCACACAAGGATGTTGGGTGTCCTGTGAAAGGCTCTCCCCTTGTCAGCTGTGGATGAGCTAGTCCCAGCTCCATGTGCTTTGCCCCCTGGAGCCTGTATTGTGCTGAACCAGCAACCACACATGGCTGGCAAGGACCTCTTAAGGACTGCTCAGGTATAGTGGCTGTGGGATCCTGGTAATGATTTCTGTACCCTGGGGGCAAGTCCCTGAACCCTGGTGCCTAGCAGAGGTCGTATCAGTGTCAAAGGAATGGGATAACCTCGAATGAAGCCAATGAGAAATCTACGGGGATTTACTATCAGGAACTGACTCATGAGATTATGAAAGTGGAGATATTCCAGGATCCTGAGGACGGTAAGCTGGTAGACCAGTATCCCTTCCACGCAGCTAAGCCCCTCCAGACAGTAGCGCCTGCAGACTCTATGGTGTCTTATTCAGAAACCCCTCAGTGACATGCACATGGTGACATGTGGCAAATGCACCTATAGTCTAACACTAGGGTCTACTCCAGCCATTCCAGAACCAACCTACCAGAACCTAGGAAGAAACTTGAAAGCTAGTGATCTGGCCATACCTTAGCAGCACAGTCCTGCTGAGACCAGAATGGCggctgtgggtgtgggcacaGAGACCCAGAAGTTGCTGTTCGTGGCATGAGGTTGTTTTATCGGTGGTGATAGTGAGGTGTATGTTCGTGTGTGCTGGTGCACatgctatgcatgtgtgtgaaagtcagaggacacccTCAGCTGTTGCAAGCACCACCTCGTCtcgatttgttttatttatttatttatttatttatttatttatttatttatttatttttgaggtagggtctcttatTAACTCAGCAAGTGACGAAGCTGGCTTGCCAGTGAGCCTCAGTAATAAGCCTggctccacctcctcagtgctggaattgtaAGCATGAACCATGaaatccaacttaaaaaaaaaaaaatcagcaacaaGAAAGCCATGTGTTCCAGGGCACGGAACTCAGGTGTTAATccttgcaaggcaaacactttaccagctgaggTCCAGTCCCGCtctcaaacatttattttttatttatgtggccGAGTGGAGTATATGCCTTCTATGTgtgggtgcccacagaggacagaaaagggcatttgatctcctggagctgaagttatagttGTAAGACACCTACGGGcgctgggaacagaactcgggtcctctgggaGATACtgccttaactgctgagtcatcactACAGCCTTAGCGTCCCATCTCTTTTGAGTCAGAATCtccagccttgaacttgtaatccttctATCTCACTGTCCCCACATGCTGGTACTACCGGTATGTGCCACAGCCCTAATCAGCTTTGCCACCCTACCATGGAAAGACAGCAAACATCAGAAAATCACGTGGCTAAAATTTACAGTAAGATTTCAAATTGCTCATTCAGTGTGCTTCAACTGTTTGCCATTGTTCTTAGCTCGGGTGAAACCAGGGTGAAGTTGCTGTGGGACACCCATGCCTAGAATTCTTAGGTGGTGGCTTTCGTTTTCAGGGAAGAAATCCTGTTTCCTTCTGTCTGGTGCTGATCACAAAACTGCCGTCTGTTGCAGTATATACCCCATCTGCCTGTGTAGTCCTGTGTGGTCCCTAGCAGTTGTCGTGGGATAGGGTGGAGAGAGCACAGTGGGCAGGGGGCAAACCTGTACAAAAGCTAACAGCACTCTGGTTTCCTTGAGTCTTTTCCTTCTGATTCTCCATGTGCCCAAAGAGTCTGCTGTCTGCTTCAACCCCAAGTTCTAAGGCTGGCACACAGTATGGCCATTCTCATCCCTCTGTCTGGCCCtaccctcttcctccttgtctccCTTCTGGCCTGTTCCACTGTCTCGGCCGCCTCGACTGCACCTCGCCTGCTATTCTGCCAAAGCCTTCCTTCCCCACGAGGCTGGAGATGCCCCAGCATGGGATGGGGGACACAGTTGCTTTGGGACCAGGGAGATGACTTAGGTAGAGAAGAGCTTGCTGCTCAAGCTTGAGAACCTGAGCTGGATCCCCACTATCTATGTAAGAGGACACCCATGgggacacatgcctgtaatcccagaataaGGGAAACAGGCAAGCAAAGATCTCTAGGACTTGCTTAGACACACCACTGAGCTCCAGGTCTAGTTAGAGAccctgtgattaaaaaaataaggtgaggTGGCTTAGCCCGTGAAGGCACTTGATACCATTTTTGTTTATCTGACTTCAATCTCCAGGGCCTACGtagtggaagaagagagtggGTAGGTGGTAGGTCGCGGGGTCCTTCAGAAGATGTCTGGTGGCTGTATTGTACTGTATGGATTCTGGAACCCACCATGTGGTTCTTGTCTGAATTACTGCTGGCTGGCCATACAGTGCTTCTGCTCATACAGCGGAAGACAGCCCAGGCAGGCAAGGCAAAGGCATGGACATGGGGTGTGGGTTAGGGGAACCCAGGGTGCCTATGAACCCCTCCGTGTCTTAGCTCTGTTCAATGCTTGGTGGTTTCGTCCAGTAACTCTGTCTTCAGTGTCTTCAGGTGTGGCCACACCTTCAGAGTCTGCTGGAATCCAGTCCCTGGGACCAGGCTGTGTGTGACCCAGTAGCTGCAGGGCTGTGGCCGGGAGCAAGGTGTGAGGGGTGGGCCAACAGCCACTCTGGCTCAGGGAAGGCTGATCCCAGTGACAGACTAAGTGGGACCTGAATGTTCACGCAGTTAGGAGAGCAGGTTTACTAATGAGAAACTCTGTTCACAGATAGACCCAGTGACAAGACAGTCTCTCGGCCACCTCTACTGCACCTCACCTGCTGTGCTGCCAAAGTCTTCCCCACGAGGCTGGAGATGCCCCAGCACGCGATGGGGGATACACATTTCCTCTCCCTCCCGAAGCACCTCTTTACCAGCGCGTCCTCTGCCAAGGACAGCGGGGGTGATACTCCGCCCAGCAGCAGAGCATCCCCAGCCTCCCTGCGCTCTGCCCACGGCACCCTGAGCTCCTCCAGCCAACCTCTGTTTGAGCCCCAGGTTGAGAAGCGGAGTAACCAGACAGCCCGCGAGGTGCAGTACGTGTCCTCGGGGCCACAGAACTCACTGTGCGGCTGGCAAGCCTTCACGCCCAAGTGCCTGCAGGTCTTCAACACCCCCAagggcttcctcttcttcctgtgtgcGGCCTCCTTCCTCCAGGGCATGACGGTGAACGGCTTCATCAATACGGTCATCACCTCCATCGAACGTCGCTTCGATCTGCACAGCTACCAAAGCGGGCTCATCGCCAGCTCCTATGACATCGCCGCCTGCCTATGCCTTACCTTCGTCAGCTACTTTGGGGGCAATGGGCACAAACCGCGATGGCTGGGCTGGGGCGTGCTGGTCCTGGGGGTTGGCTCCCTCGTATTCGCACTGCCCCATTTCGCAGCTGGCCGCTATGAGGTAGAGATGGATGACGAGCTGGGGACTGGGCTGTGCCTGACTAATCAGAGTCGTGTGGAGTGTAAAGACAGTGCCTCAGGCCTGTCCAGCTACCGGCTGATCTTCATGCTGGGCCAGCTCCTGCACGGTGTGGGCGCCACACCACTCTACACACTGGGCGTCACGTACCTGGATGAGAACGTCAAGTCAAGCTACTCGCCCATCTATATCGGTGAGTGGGACTTGCCAAGGAGTCAGGGCGGGTAGGCAGAAGGGACCAGCAGGTGACATGAAATGAAGGTGATGCATTCTGGGGGCCTGGCTAGGTGAGCTTATATCCCTCCCTCGGTCATATGACCCAAGTGTCCCTAAGCGACCACTTACAACCATCAGGGCTTTTACCAAAAGACAGGAGAGTGAATGTCAACTTTCCTAAGGAGCCCCATAGTGGTTTAGACCAGAGATCTCAGCACAGCCCTATACTAGATGGGGCCCGCTCACATGGCTCAGGGGCTCCAAATCCTTGGGCAGAGCTAAGGCAGGGTTAGCTGGCAACCATCCTCTTTGTAGTTTGGAAAGAGTCCTGTGCAAAGGTAAGTGGGGGGGATAGAGGCAGGCTCCTTCTGTGCCCTGTGTGTACCGAACCTGGCCTTACTAGCTGAGAAGTAAATAGAAGTCAGGAATGCTGACTTGGAGGCAAAGCCACACAACAGCTCACAGCTTCTATATCGTGGCCTGTGACCTTCGAAAGAACTGCATGCCATGCGGCTGAGTGCAAGGTCTACCCAGATGGCCTCAGATTCCGAATCCTCTCAGCTCAGGCTCCTGCCTCGGGACGGGCAGTAGGGAGCCAGTCCCGGTTGCAGGCTACACAGAGGCACACTTGTCTACAGTGGTCTACTATGGAGCTACAGGCACATGAACATGGTGGAGGTGTCTTTTAGGAGGGGCCCACTGAGTGGCCTGTGACAGCTGCACACTCTTTTTGCTTTCTAGCCATCTTCTACACGGCAGCCATCCTTGGACCTGCGGCAGGCTACCTGATTGGAGGAACCATGCTAAACGTTTACACAGAAGTGGGCCAACGGTGAGTAACTGGACgtccccacctgcctgcctcagtACCTGGGATGCTGTGGGCTCCAAAGAATAGTTCTGATATACAGCTGGAAGATAGAGCAGGGAAAATCTGGGCTAGTCTTGGATACAGGACTGGGGGTGTGCAGAGAGACTCGGGGGTCTGTGAGTGGCTTCCAGGGCAGAACCAGAGTAAGgcaggagatggggggaggggtgtggatTCAAGTTCACATGATTCTGAAGCCCTGGCCACGTGTCTTCAAAGCTCTCCTCTTGAAGCGACAGGCAACGCGTCCGTATCTTTAGTGTGTGGTACTAATCTTTGTAAATGTAATTGGGAGAGCGGGTAGTGGGAGGGTTGGGAGGAGACAGAGCTGGGGTGGCCTTTGCTGGATACTGCCCAGCAAGGCTGTGCTGGTGGCCTTGCTCTACCATGTCCTTCCATGGAAGGGTAGCTCTCATTAGAGTTTTCCTGGTGGCTGTACTGGGTTTAGGGCACCACTCCACCTTAGGACTCTCTCTGCAGATGGCGCCGGCGAGGTTTCTAGTGCTCTGCCCTCTCACTTGCCGCCTCTAGCCCTGGGTTGATACTATGGGGTCAAGGGTGCGTGTTCTATGCAGAGCCTGAGGTAGGTCAAGGCTCCTGTCTTTGCATCTGGATGTGTTGTGGTCCTTGGGCTCTGGGTTCTGTGTTAATATGCACACGGGTGGGTGGGAGCACGATCTAGGCCCTGGGGCAGCTTCCTACTGTTTCAGAATAGAGGGTGTACAAGCTCTGCGATCCTGGCATTGCCACCTAAAGTCCTTCCTCCATTCTTCTTGACCCTTGTCCCACCATcccaccacccccatcccttGCTTCCTCTGaaccctcttcttcccaagtatGAAATCCCATTGGCCAGTCGCTACCTTCCCATGACTCTCCTGTTCTGAGAGCCCCCTCTCTCCCGTGCAGATGGCAGTCGGACGCCTAATGGTCCCTGTGTGAGTAGCTCAGTGAACTCCAGCTGAGCCTTCTGTCCCTTGAGCTCTGAGGCCCTGAGGATGACAGCTGGTGTGGGGAGGGATACCAGCTGTTACTTGAAGCTCCTGTCCCCAATGGGCCTTGCCCCCAAGGTCTCAGTCTGAGGCCCAGTGGCAGCTTCCCGGTGTCTGGCAGTCGGGGTCTGAGTGAGTGAGGAGCTGCTCTCTCAGGGAATGGCCACATTAGAAGGCTTCTCCAGTCTGAAGAAGAAGTGAACATAGGGGTGTGACCCCCAAGAGTCTCTGTTGCCCTCTGTGAAGAGGTCCTGGGGGAATTAGCAGGCTAACCCATGCAGGTACTGGAAAAGACACAGGGACACTGATCAGTAATCTAAGGACCATTGCTTCTTCCAACAGGACAGAGCTGACCACtgacagcccactgtgggttggCGCCTGGTGGATCGGCTTCCTGGGAACCGGGATTGCTGCATTCCTCATCGCCATCCCCATCCTCGGCTATCCCCAGCAGCTACCAGGTGGGTTCCCGGCCCTGGCACAGAGGTCCAGGAGGCAGAAGATACTCTTCCCTGTCATGTTCCCTTCTCCTGTCCTTTCAACTAATGAGGCGTGGAGACTTTGATCAAGCAGCCTGTTATTCCCTTCTGTGTCTCTACCTGAAATGACCCTTCCACCTCCATGCCTTACTGGGCCCACATGGGCCTTGCTCTCATGTCTGCAATCCTGTCACATGACAACGTCACCTTTTCTGGCCACACCCTCATGTAATACCACATGAGCATCTGCATATATTGTCCCCAGGTCCTGAGGAGTGGAGGAGTTAGGGTCAGGGCAACCTCCATGGTGAGATCCTCTGGAAGCCATAGCTGTCTACTGATTCTGTCCCTCCAGGGTCCCAGCGCTACGTTGTTATGAGAGCCGCTGAAACACAGCAGCTGAAAGACCATAG
The DNA window shown above is from Mus pahari chromosome 3, PAHARI_EIJ_v1.1, whole genome shotgun sequence and carries:
- the Slco4a1 gene encoding solute carrier organic anion transporter family member 4A1 isoform X2, which encodes MPQHAMGDTHFLSLPKHLFTSASSAKDSGGDTPPSSRASPASLRSAHGTLSSSSQPLFEPQVEKRSNQTAREVQYVSSGPQNSLCGWQAFTPKCLQVFNTPKGFLFFLCAASFLQGMTVNGFINTVITSIERRFDLHSYQSGLIASSYDIAACLCLTFVSYFGGNGHKPRWLGWGVLVLGVGSLVFALPHFAAGRYEVEMDDELGTGLCLTNQSRVECKDSASGLSSYRLIFMLGQLLHGVGATPLYTLGVTYLDENVKSSYSPIYIAIFYTAAILGPAAGYLIGGTMLNVYTEVGQRTELTTDSPLWVGAWWIGFLGTGIAAFLIAIPILGYPQQLPGSQRYVVMRAAETQQLKDHSRGAVGNPAFGKTVRDLPLSIWLLLRNPTFILLCLAGATEATLIAGMSTFGPKFFEAQFSLSASEAATLFGYLVVPAGGGGTLLGGFLVNKFKLRGSGIIRFCLFCTFTSLLAFFVFLMHCPNVHMAGVTTGYVGSLLPKGQLDLKAACNAIYCCQPKHYSPLCGSDGTMYYSPCYAGCPAGAETDLGGQKVYRGCSCILEKASSGWGNATAGKCASTCQSKPFLLVLVFVVIIFTFLSSIPALTATLRCVCDRQRSFALGIQWIVVRTLVFRDLLPLAG